In the Sporichthyaceae bacterium genome, ACCTCGAGCGCAAGCCGGCCGAGCCCTCGCTGTTCTGACCGCATCGAGGGTTTACCGTCCGCCGGTGACGTCCAGCGTGGCGCCGGTGACATAGGACGCCGCGGGCGACAGCAACCAGACGATGGCCTCGGCGACCTCCTCGGCGTTGCCCAGTCGGCCCAGCGGAATCGCGGCGACGCGCGAGCTCTGATCGTCGGGATGGATGTCAGTGGCGATGATGCCCGGACGCACCCCGTTGACCCGGATGCCGTACTCGGCGACCTCCTCGGACAGACCCACGGTGAGGGCATCCACCGCGGCCTTGGACGCGGCGTAGTCGACGTAGCGTCCCGCGCCGCCGAGCACCGCGGCCCGGGAGGAGACGTTGACGATCGCCCCGCCCTGCCCGGAGGTCTGCATCCGACGCACGGCCTCGCGACAGCAGAAGAACGCGCCGAACACGTTGACCCCGAAGACCTCCTCGAGGTCGTCGGACTCGGTCTCCGCGACCGGACCCAACGGCGAGATAACCCCGGCGTTGTTGACCAGTCCGCCGAGCGGCCCGAATTGCTCGGCCTGCTCGAACAGGTCGATGACGTCCATTTCCACGGCGACGTCGGCCTGCACGGTCAGCGCCCGGACTCCCGCCTCGGTGCACTCCCGGGCGACCGCTGCGGCAGCGTCACCGTCGGAGCGATAGGCCAGGCACAGGTCCCACCCGTGCGTCGCGGCCAGCCGTGCGGTGGCCGCGCCGATGCCGCGCCCGCCGCCGGTGATGACCAACACGCTCACCGGTCTCCTCCCCGGGTGTGGCCGTGGTCGGCGTCCCCGTCCCGGGCAACCGGCAGGGCCTCCCACGGGGTGGCGTCGAGCAGGATGTCGATGGCGTCGCCCGCCTCGGTCGGCCGCAGTAGGTGCGCGAGTTCGCGCACGCGCAGCTCGCCCGCCGCCGCGGCCAGGTCCGCGATCTCGGTGAGCACCGCCGGGTCGGACGGACCCCCGTAACCGCGCGCCAGGTTCGTGCGCGCATGCCCGACGTAGAGCAATCGACCACCCGGACGCAGCGCCCCTCCGGCCGTCCGAAGTACCTTCGTCAGGTCGGGCATCGGCAGGTGCAGATAACAGATCAGTGCCAGGTCCACCTCGCCGGGCGGGGTCCACTCCAGCAGGTCCGCCTGCTGCCAGTCCACGTCCACACCCAGCGCCGCGCCGCGCGCGGCGGCCTGCTGCACCGCGACCGCGGAGACGTCCACGGCGCTCACCCGCCAGCCACGCCGGGCCAACCACAACGCATTGCGCCCGTTGCCGCAGGCCAGATCCAGCGCCACGCCGGGCTCGAGTTCGGCCACCCGCGCCCGCACGAACTGATTCGGCTCCGCGCCCCACAGCGATGGCTCCGCGGCGTACCGCGCGTCCCAGTCCGTCCGGTTCACCGCCCGAACGTTACCGGGCTGCTCAGCCGTCGCCGGGCGCGGTGCTGGGCAGCGGGGTGGCGGTGCGGGTGCCGGCGTCGAACGCGGTGCCGGTCCAGTGATAGGTGTGCGTGGCCTGCAGATCGGGGCAACAGCGGGCGGCATCGGATGAGTACGCGAACGTGGTGACCACGGCCGTCGGCCCGCTGCCGGACAGATCGGAGACCACCTCATCGGCGTCCAGGGTCAGCAACTCGCCCGCCACCTGCGGCCCCTTCGCGGCGGCCACTACTGCGAACACCGCGGACGGCGGGGAACCGGCGCCGACGTCGCAGCGCACCGCGACCAAGGCGTCGGGCACCCCGTCCCCGGTGTAGTCGTAGTTGTGCTGACGCACCGTCACAAACCCGGAGTCGCCGCAATCCACCTGCCCGGTGAGCACACCGGTGAGATCCGGCGGCAGCGCCGGTGTCCTCGTTCCACTCCCGCCGCACCCGGCCAGCAACACCAGCGCGAGCGCCGAAACCGCGGCGGCGACCACAACTGGTGTAGGCACCGCAGCAGGATACGTGTCAGTCCTCCGCCAGATCCTCAATCGATGGGCAGGAGCAGACCAGATTGCGGTCACCGTAGGCGCTGTCGATGCGCCCGACCGGCGGCCAGTACTTGTCCATCGGCACGACACCGATCGGGAACACCGCCTCGGCGCGGCTGTACGGATGCGCCCACTCCGCGGCGGCGAGCACCTCGGCGGTGTGCGGGGCGTTGCGCAACGGGTTGTCCTCGGCCGGCCACTCGCCCGCGCCGACCTTCGCGATCTCCCCGGCGATCGCGATCATCGCGTCGCAGAACCGGTCGATCTCGACGAGGTCCTCGCTCTCCGTGGGCTCGACCATCAGCGTGCCCGCCACCGGGAAGGACATGGTCGGGGCGTGAAAGCCATAGTCGATCAGCCGCTTGGCGACGTCCTCGACGGTTACGCCGGTGGCCTTGGTGATCGCACGCAGGTCGAGGATGCACTCATGGGCGACCAGCCCGTTGCGTCCGGTGTAGAGCACCGGGAAGTGCTCGTTGAGGCGGCTCGCGATGTAGTTCGCGGAAAGGATCGCCACCTCGGTGGCGTTGGTCAGCCCGGCGCCGCCCATCAGCCGGATGTAGGCCCACGGGATCACCAGGATCCCGGCGCTGCCGAACGGCGCAGCCGAGATCGGCCCCACGCCGGTGCTCGGGCCGGCCGCGTCCACCATCGGGTGGTTGGGCAGGTACGGCGCGAGGTGCGCCTTCACCGCCACCGGGCCGACGCCCGGACCGCCGCCGCCGTGCGGAATGCAGAAGGTCTTGTGCAGGTTCAGGTGCGAGACGTCGCCGCCGAAGGAGCCCGGCTTGGCCAGCCCCAGCAGCGCATTGAAGTTCGCGCCGTCGATGTAGACCTGTCCACCCGCGGCGTGCACCGACTGGCAGAGCTCGGTGATGCCCTCCTCGAACACACCGTGCGTGGAGGGATAGGTGACCATGATCGCGGCGAGGGACTCCGCGTGCTTGTCGAGCTTGGCCCGTAGGTCGGCCAGGTCCACATTGCCCCGGTCATCGCAGGCGACCACGACCACCCGCATCCCGGCCATCACGGCCGAGGCCGCGTTGGTGCCGTGCGCGGAGGACGGGATCAAACACACGTCGCGACCGGCATCACCGTTGGCCTTGTGGAAGGCGCGGATGGCGAGCAGGCCGGCCAGCTCACCGGCGGATCCGGCGTTGGGCTGCAGCGACACCCGGTCGTATCCGGTGAGTTCGGCCAGCCAGGATTCCAGGTCACGGATCAGCCGCAGGTAGCCGGGCCAGTCCTCGGCCGGTGCGAACGGGTGGATGTCCGCAAAGCCGGGCCAGGTGACCGCCTCCATCTCCGCGGTCGCGTTGAGCTTCATCGTGCAGGAGCCGAGCGGAATCATCCCGCGGTCCAGCGCGTAGTCGCGGTTGGCGAGCACCCGCACGTAGCGCAGCAGTTCGGTCTCGCTGCGATAGGAGTTGAACACCGGCGCGGTGAGGAACGGGGTGTCCCGCCCCAGGTCGGCCGGCAACGCGGAGCGCATGTCATGCGTTATGGCCGTCCGGCCGCCCGGTTTGTCCGGGTTTGCCGCCCCGGAACGCATGACATGGGCAAGGGTGGGGGGCGCCGGCACCCGGAACGCCTCGAGCACCGCGGCGATGCGGGCCGGGGTGGTGGTCTCCGCGCAGGCGATGCGCACTCGGTCCGGGCCCTCGACGCCGAGGTTGATGCCCAGCGAGCGGGCCACCGCGTTGACCTCCGCGGCCCGGCCGGGCACCTCGGCGAGCACGGTGTCGAAAAACTGCTCGTGCACGACGTTCACCCCGCCGGCGCGCAGCGCGGCGGCGAGGCCGGCCGCGTGCTCATGCACGCGACGGGCGATTGCGCGCAGCCCGTCCGGCCCGTGGTACACCGCATACATCGAGGCGATGACCGCGAGCAGCACCTGCGCGGTGCAGATGTTGCTGGTCGCCTTCTCCCGACGGATGTGCTGTTCGCGGGTCTGCAGCGCGAGCCGGTAGGCGGGGTTGCCCGCCGAGTCGATGGAGATGCCGACCAGTCGGCCGGGCATTGCGCGTTCCAGGCCGGCGCGCACCGAGATGAAGCCGGCATGCGGGCCACCGAAGCCCATCGGTACACCGAATCGCTGCGCGGATCCCACGACCACGTCCGCGCCCCAGGCGCCGGGTGCGGCGAGCACCGTGCAGGCCAGCAGATCCGCGGCAGCGGTGACCAGCGCGCCGCGGGCGTGCGCGGCGGCGACCAGCGAGGAGTAGTGGACGCGGGAGTGCAGCCGCCCGGAGGCGCCCGGGTACTGCACGACCACACCGAAGAAATCCCCACCGGGCAGGTCCCCGGTCAGGTCGGCCACCTCGACGTCAATGCCCAGCGCCTCGCACCGGGTGCGCACCACGGCGACGGTCTGCGGCAGACAATCCGCGTCGAGCAGCACCCGGCCCTCGGGCATGCCGGCCACCGAACGGCGCATCAGCGTCACCGCCTCGGCGACGGCGGTCGACTCGTCCAGCAACGACGCGTTGGCGGTGGCCAACCCGGTCAGGTCGGAGATGACCGTCTGGAAGTTCAGCAGCGCCTCCAGCCGACCCTGGGAGATCTCCGGTTGGTACGGCGTATAGGCGGTGTACCAGCCCGGGTTCTCCAGCACCTTGCGGCGGACCACACCCGGGGTCACCGTCTCGTGGTACCCCAGTCCGATCATCGAGGCGCGGACGGTGTTGGTCCCCGCCAACTCCCGCAGGGCGCGGAGCACGTCCTCCTCGGTGATCGCCTCCGGCACCGCCAACGTCGGCTGCTCGACGAACGGCAACCGGATGCCCGCCGGTACCGCGGCGACGGCCAGAGCGTCCAGATCGGCGTGGCCGACAGCGGCAAGCATGCGGGTCCGCTCTGCCTCGTCAGGGCCGACATGACGGGCAACGAAGGGGCCGAAAGTGGAGGTGGGGGTCATGTCCACCCAGTTTAGGTTCAGGTCCCCGGTTAAGTTCCGGCCGCCCGGGCGAGGGCCGGGTCAGCCCTTGACGAGCTTCTTGTCCAGAATCTGCGTCATCCGCCAGGTGTTGTGGTCCGCGTCCCACTGCACCTGGGCGATGAAATCGATGCCGCTGCGGGCGTTCACGCTGTAGGCGGTGGACCCGTCCTGGTTGAGCTCGGCCAGCTTCGCCGCCGCGTAGGTCAGGTTGATCGAGGTGACCTCGCTGTTGCTCTCCGCCACCTTCACCGCGGTCGCCGTGACCGCGCCGCCCTGCGGCTTGTCGTTCTGCGCGGCGAAGAACGCGATGTCGCCGACGGTGGCCCGGCACACCACGCAGTTCGGGTCGCTGACCGACACCAAACGCTTCACGTCACCCTGTGCGTAGGCGTCGGTGAGGATGGTGTTGAAGTAGAACTGGACGAACGCGACGGCGCCGGCGTCGGTGTGCTGGAGCGCCGCGTCCGGCATCGGCGCCTGCACCGGCGTCGGGGCGGACGAGGGCGCGCCGGCCTTGCCGGCGGTCAGCGGGTCCTTGCTGTGGCCGCCACCCCCGCAGGCGGACAGCAGAAGCATTCCGGCCACGACCGGCACAGCGAGTCGCGAGAGTCGAGTCAGCACAAGCTCAGGTTAGCGACGGGCACCCGCCGGGGCCGTCACTGAACGATTTACCCGTGTCGTGGCGAATATCCGCTGACGACCCATCAGGTCTGCGGGCGAGCCGCGCGATACGCCGCCAATGCCGCAGATGCCTGCACGCATTGATTGCGGTCGAGCACTCGCGGTGATCCAGCGGCGGCCGCGCGCAGATAAACATCGCACACCCACTCCAGATTCATAGCCGCCTCCAAGGCATCGGCCACGTCCGGACCGGTGGTCACCGCACCGTGGTGGGCGAGCAACACCGCCGCGGAATTGCCCAACGCGTTCACCGCGCCGGCGGCGAGTTCCGCGGAACCGAACGGCGCGTAGGGCGCGACCCGCACCACCTCGCCGAGCGCGGCGGCGTAGTAGTGCACCGCGGGTAGTTCATCGACCAACGTGGACACGGCTGCGGCGGCCGGCGAGTGGGTGTGCACCACCGCGCCCGGACCACGCGCGGCGTGCACCGCCAGGTGCAGCGGCAGTTCCGAGGACGGCCGCAGCTCAGCGTCCACGGCGGTGCCGTCCAGTGCATGCCAGCCGATGAGGTCCGGGCGCAGCGCCCCGCAGTCCACCCCGCTGGGGGTGATCGCGACCAGTTCGTCGACCCGGACGCTGAGGTTGCCGGCCGTGCCGTCGAACAACCCCGCAGCCTTGCCGCGCACGCCCGCCGCGACGAGCTGCGCGCGAACCGCAGCTCGCCTCACCCGCGCGTCACGTGGCCATGACCTCGACGAACACGTGCGAGGCCAGCCCGCTGTCCAACTCGATGGCCTCCCCGCCACGACCGACCAACACGCCGCCGTGCGAGGTGCGGGCAACCACCGAGCCGCCCGGCCGCACCCCGGCGCGCCACATCCCGCGGATCACCGAGAGGTCCTCCTGCACGGGTTCGCCGATGCGCCGGACCACCACGGACACCCCGTTCTCGGTGGCCACCTGGTCCAGCGACTCCAGCCCTGCGCGGAATTCCTCGGACTGGATGTCACCGAGCTCGTCCAGGCCGGGAATCGGGTTGCCGTACGGGGACTGCATCGGGTGGCCGAGCAGCTCGAGCAGCTTGCGCTCGACCTCCTCGCTCATCACGTGCTCCCAGCGGCACGCCTCGGCGTGCACGTCGGCCGGCTCCAGGCCGATGACCTGCACCAACAGGCACTCCGCCAGTCGGTGCTTGCGCATCACCCGGGTCGCATGTTCCCGCCCCTTGGCGGACAGTTCGAGGTGACGGTCGCCCTGCACGCTGACCAGGCCGTCGCGCTGCATCCGCGCCACCGTCTGCGAGACGGTCGGGCCGGACTGGGCCAACCGCTCCGCGATCCGGGCGCGCAGCGGAACGACGCCTTCCTCCTCCAACTCGAAAATCGTGCGGAGATACATCTCGGTGGTATCGATCAGGTCACTCATCCGGCCACCCCGTAATCCATCCGAGAAGTCCTCGACCCCTGATTCTTGCGCAGGAACGGCCCGGGTGACGCAAAGCGGTCCCGTCGCTGGGGAAAACGGGCCACTCGCTGGGGAAAACAGGATTGTCGGGGGCGTCCCGCATGGTGGAGCTTGGAACCGCGAGGAGGTGACCAAGGTGCGCAAGTGGCTGCCGTTGCTGGCCGTGTGCATGGGCACATTCATGCTGCTCATCGACGTGACCGTGGTCAACGTGGCGTTGCCACAGATGGCGAGCTCCCTGCACACCTCGTTCTCCTCGCTGCAGTGGGTGGTGGACGCCTACGCACTGGCCCTGGCCGCCCTGGTGCTCGGCACCGGATCGCTGGGCGACCTGACCGGGCACCGGCAGACCTACGTCGGCGGGTTGGCGGTGTTCGCCGTCTCGTCCCTGGTGTGCGGCCTGGCCCCGAACGCGGGGCTGCTGATCACCGCCCGGCTGGTGCAGGGTGCGGGCGCCGCGGCCATGTTCGCCACCACCGTCGCCCTACTCACCGGCTCCTACTCCGGCCGCGACCGCGGCACCGCGTTCGGCATGTGGGGGGCGGTCGCCGGGGCCTCGGCCGCGGTGGGCCCGATCATCGGCGGCGTGCTCACCCAGTTGGTGAGCTGGCGCTGGATCTTCTTCGTGAACCTGCCGGTGAGCGCGGCCGCGATCGCGCTGTGTCTGCGGGTGCTGCCCGACGAACCGCGCACCGGCCGGGCCAAGGTGGACGTGCTCGGGATGGCGTTCTTCTCCGCGGCGGCCGGTGAGCTGACCTACGCGATGATCCGGGCCAACGACCATCACTGGCTGTCTCGCGCCACACTGAACCTGGTCGCCGCGGCGGTGTTGCTGCTGATCGGCTTTGTGATGGTGGAGCGCCGGGTCGCCCAGCCTTTGTTCGATCTCGGCCTGCTGCGCAACAAGCCGTTCGTGGGCGTGCTGGTGTCCGGCATCGCCCTGAACTTCGCCGCGTTCGCCGGCCTCACCTACGTCTCGATCTGGCTGCAGTCGGTGCTCGGCATGAGCCCGATCGAGTCGGGCCTCACCGGCCTGCCGCTGTCCCTGGCCACCTTCGTCACCTCGGCGGGTATCGGTCGCAGGCTGCACAGCTCGCCGCCCGGCAAGGTCATCGGCATCGGTCTGTTGCTGATCGGGGCCGGCGGATTGATGGGTGCGCTGTTCGTACACGGTGGGGCGAATTGGCCCGCACTGATGCCCGGCTACGCGCTCATCGGCGTCGGGGTGGGCCTGGCCATCCCGATCTCCAACGCCGCGGCGATGGACCAGGTACCGCCGCACCGCCGCGGCATGGCCAGCGGCTCGGTGCGCACCATGCAGCAATTGGGTTACGCGTTCGGCATCGCGCTGTTGGGCACGGTGTTCGCCGCGCGCGCCCGACACGTGGTGGCAGGCGACGGCCTGACCAATGTGGCCGGCATCGCCCACGCGGTGGCCGGCGGACAGGCGCCGGGGCTGCTCGCGGCGGCCCCGCCGGACGGCCGGGTCGCGCTGGATTCCACCGTGCACGCCGCGGCGGTCTCCGGTCTGCAGAGCGTGCTGGCGTTGTCCGGGATCCTCGGCGTGCTCGCCGGCCTCGCCGTGCTGGCGCTGATGCGCTCGGCCCCCGCGCCCGAGCACGCGACCATCGGTCAGCAGCCCGCGCCGGGGCCGACCGTGCTCCCGGCCGCCGACGGGCCGGTGCTGATCAAGCTGTGATCCTCGGATCCGCCTCGGTCACCGGGAAGTGGCAGGCGACCCGGTGGCCACCATCGTCCGCGGTCGGCACCAACAGCGGTTCCTCGCTCGCGCAGCGCTCCTGCGCCCGCGGGCAACGAGTGCGGAACCGGCACCCCGACGGCGGGTTCACCGGGCTGGGCACATCACCGGTGAGCCGGATGCGTTCGGCGCGCACGGGCGCGTCCGGGCGATCGACCTCCGGCACCGCGGACAGCAAGGCGTGGGTGTAAGGGTGCCGCGGATGGGCGTACAACGCCCGCGCGGACGCCACCTCCACGATCTTGCCCAGGTACATCACCGCCACCCGGTGCGAGACGTGGCGCACCACCGCGAGGTCGTGCGCGATGAACACGTAGGCCAGGCCCAGATCCCGCTGCAGCCGGCCGAGCAGGTTGACCACCTGTGCCTGAATCGACACGTCCAGCGCGGAAACCGGTTCATCGGCCACGATCAGGCTCGGCGAGAGGGCCAGCGCCCGGGCAACGCCGATCCGTTGACGTTGTCCGCCGGAGAACTGGTGCGGGTAGCGGTTGTAGTGCTCGGGGTTGAGCCCGACCGTCTCCAACAGTTCCTGAACCCGTTGCTTGCGCCCGCCGGGTGGGTCGATGTTGTTGACCTCCATCGGCGCGGCCACGATGGAGCCCACCGTGTGCCGCGGGTTCAACGAGGCGTACGGGTCCTGGAAGATCATTTGGATCTCGCCACGCAGCGGGCGCAGCTCCTTGTTGCCCAGGTGCGCGATTTCCTTGCCGGCGAAAGAAATGGCGCCCGCATCGGGCTCCAGCAGTCGGGCCACCAGCCGGCCGGTGGTGGTCTTGCCGCAGCCGGATTCCCCGACCAGGCCCAGCGTCTCGCCCTTGCCCACCTCGAAGGAGATCCCGTCCACCGCCCGTACCGCGCCAACCTGACGGCTGATCAGGGAATTGCTGCGTACCGGAAAGTGCTTCACCAGGTCGGTCACCGCGAGCAGCGGTTCGACGCTGGTCATGACGGTTCCGCCGGCGCGCCGTACCAGAGCGGCTGCAGCTGCTCGGTGAGGATGCGCCGGCGCAGCGCCGGGTCGAGGTGACAACGGGACAGGGTCTCGCCGGAGGGCAGCAGGTCCGGCAGCAGCGTCCGGCACAGGCCCGGCGGGGCCTGGTCGGGGTAATCGCAGCGGGGCAGGAATGCGCAGCCGGCCGGCAGGTTGATCAGGCTCGGCGGCGTGCCGCGGATGGCGACCAAGTCACCCGCCGTGGCGTCCAATCGGGCCACCGAGGACAGCAGGCCCCAGGTGTAGGGCATTTGCGGTCGGTTCAGCACGTCGCGCGCCGCGCCGGACTCCACCACCCGCCCGGCGTACATCACCACCACGTCGTCGGCGACCTGCGAGATCACCCCGAGGTCGTGGGTGACCAGCAGAATCGCGGTGCCGGACTCCGCCTGCAGATCGGCCAGCAGGTCCAGGATCTGCGCCTGCACGGTGACGTCCAGCGCCGTGGTCGGTTCGTCGGCGATGAGCAACTTCGGGTCGCAGGCCAACGCAATCGCGATCATCGCGCGCTGCCGCATACCGCCGGAGAACTCGTGCGGGTAGCTGTCCACCCGCTGCTCGGGCTGCGGGATGCCGACCCGGCCGAGCAAGTCGATGGCGCGTTGGCGGGCCACCCTCTTCGAGGCGCCGGTGTGCCTCCGGTACGGCTCGGCGATCTGATTGCCCACCGTCCAGAACGGCGACAGGGCGGTCAGTGCGTCCTGGAACACCATGGCGATGTCGTTGCCGCGGATGGTGTTGAGCGCAGAATCCGCCAGCCCGACCAATTCCCGGCCGTCGAACCGGATGGAGCCGCGAACCGTGGTGCGCCGCGGGTCGTGCAGACCCAGCACGGACAACCCGGTCACCGTCTTGCCCGACCCGGATTCCCCTACCACGCCGAGCGTGCGGCCCCGCTCGAGTTGCAACGTGACCCCGTCGACAGCCTGCACCAGACCGTCCTCGGTGCGGAAGGACACCCGCAGGTCATCGATGACCAGCAGCGGCGCGGTTGCCTCGGTCATGTCAGCCGCACCCGCGGGTCGACCACCGCGTAAGCGATGTCCACCACCACGTTGGCGATGACCACCAACGCCGCGCCGATCAACACCGTGGCCATGATCATCGGCAGGTCATCGTTGAACACCGAGGTCACCGCGAGCTTGCCGATGCCCTGGATGTTGAACACGGTCTCGGTGATCACCGCACCGGACAGCAGGCCGGCCAGGTCCAGGCCGAACACGGTCAGCACCGGGGAGAGCGTGGCCCGGCCGGTGTGCTTGAGGTGCAGGGTCGAGGTCTTCAATCCGCGCCCGCGGCCGGCCCGCACGAAATCCTCACCGAGCGTGTCGAGCATCCGCGATCGGGTGAGCCGCGCATACACCGCGGTGCTCACAATGGCCAACGTGATCCACGGAATGATCATGCCCTTGAACCAGGAGGTTGGGCTGTTGCTGATCGGCACGTAGCGCGGGTCGGGCAGCCAGTGCAGTTGGTCGACGAATACGTTCTTGAGCAGCGGGCCGATGAAGTAGATCTGTAGTGAGGCGCCGATCAGGCTGAACGAGATCGCGAACCGGTCGAACCAGGTTTGCGCGCGCAACGCAGCGATCGCGCCGAGCCCGACACCGACGATCAGGAACAGGGTCGCGGCGCCGATGGCCAACGAAATGGTGGCCGGGAACCGGTCCAGCAACGTCGACCAAACCTGTTGCTTGGTGGTGTAGGAGTAGCCGAAGCACGGCACGCCGCAGTGGGTCGGCTGACCCGCGAACGTGTAGTCCCGGCCGACGAAGATCCCCTTCATGAAGTCCCAGTACTGCACGAAGATCGAGCGATCCAGGCCCAGTCCGTGCTTGATCTCGGCCAACCGGGTGGGGTTGCACGACTTGCCGCAGACCAGCCGCGCGGGGTTACCGGGCAGCGCGAAGAACAGGAAAAACGTCACCGCGCTGACCACCAGGAGGATCAGCACCGCACTGAGGATGCGACGGATCAGAAAGCGCAGCACGCGTCCTCCTCCCGGTGGCGAATCACTTGACGTACAGCCCGTTCAGCGAAACCTCGCCGTAGATGTTGTCGTAGGTGACGTGGCCCAGCCGGGGCCCGTACAACTGCCGGGACCGCAAGTAGGTGTCGGGAAACACGGGGAGTTTTTGCAGAATTGCGCGGTCCAGTGCGGCCCAGCGCTTACCCGCTTCGATCGGGTCGGCGATCTTGCGAATGGCGTCCATCTGCTTGTTGATGGCGTCGTCTTTGAAGAACGACTGGTCGGTGTTACCCGGCCCATCCACGATCAGCCGGCCGTCGAACAACGGCGGGTAAACGGTCGACCCGCTCGGCCAGTCCGCCGCCCAGCCCTGCGCGTAGACGTCGAACGGGTTGCTTGGATCTGACTCAAGGTCCTGGTCCTTGGGATCGACGGCCTTCTTGATCACCTTGAAGCCGGCCTTCTCCAGCGCCTGCGTGGTGATAATCCCGGCCTGCTGCCCACGTCGGCTGGACGCGTTGTAGGGCATCACCAATTTCGTGCCGAGCTTGCCCGCTTCCTTCAGCAGCGCCCGTGCCCGCTGCGGGTCCCCGCCGGGGGGCACCTGAAAGAGGTCGGAGTCCTCGTGCCCGACCAGGGTCGGCGAGGACAGCGTGCCGGCGAAGTCGCCGGTGTCCGGGCCACCCACCAGTTGGCGCAATTGGCAGCGCGGGTAGGCGTACATGACCGCCTTGCGCACCCGGATGTCCGTCATCCGACGCAGGTTGAACACCACGTAGCTGGTGAACTGGGTGAGCCCGCTGACGCTGCGGGCCAGCAGGTCCGGCCGGTTCAACACCTTGTCCAGTACCTCGGGTGAGACCCCATCAACAACCGTCATCGCGGCGGCGTCGGCGCCCACCGCGGCGATCAACCGGCGGTTGGTGTCCAACGGGGTCTCGCCAAAGGTGAACTCGAACCGATCCGGGTAGTCGGTGCGGATCGGGTCGGAGGCGCCCTTCCATGCGGTGTTGCGCACCAGCACCATGTTGCGGTCGATGTTGTGCGAGGCGATCTTGTAGGGCCCGTTGGAGAAGGGCTTCAGGTCGTAGTCGCCGCGGGTGTCCTTGCTCTTCTTCACCGGCGCGCCCTGCAGCGCCATGGCGAAGGGCACGTCGGGCTGTGCCTCCTTGAAATTCAGCACCACCGTCTTGTCGTCGGGGGTCTGGATGGCGTCGAGTTCCTTGCCGTCGTAGGGCCCCTTGTAGACAGAGTGGAAGTCCTGGGTGCCCGCGAACCAGGTCTGTAGATAGGTCGGACCCTCGGAGTAGTCCTCGACGAACTCCCGCTCCAGGCCGTACTTCACGTCGGCGGAGGTGACCGGCGAACCGTCCTCCCAGGTAATGCCGGGCCGCAGGGTGTAGGTCCAGGTGCGGTTGCCGTTGCTTGATTTGCCGGTGTCGGTGGCCAGATCGCCGACCAGCTTGATGTTGGTGCCGTCCTCCAGGTAGCCGGTGAGCTGACGGGTGAGCAGCTGCGAGAGGGTCTGCAGGTTGTTGACGTAGATGCGCGCCGGGTCCAGGTGCTGGTAGTCGACAACGTCGTAGACCCGCACCGTGCCGCCGCGCTTGGCGTCGGGCACCGGCTTCACCGGCGCGCTCACCTTGTTGTCGATGCGGTAGTTGTACTTCGGGATCGGCGTCGCGGAGGCCTCGGCCGAGCAGGAAGCACTCTCGGCGAGGTCGTCTCCGTGACCGCCGAAGGTGCAGCCGGGCAGTAACCCACCGACACACACGATGGTCATCGTCAGACCGACCGCCCGCTTCATCGCAGGCCCTTGGGGTCCAGGGCGTCGCGTACCGCGTCGCCGAGGATGTTCGCGGCCAGCACCAGGATCAGCAGCGTGGCGCCGGGAATGACGAAGTACGCCGGGTCGGACAGGTAGACGTCCTTACCGGCGCTGACCATCCGTCCCCAGTCCGGGGTGGGCTCCACGATGCCGATGCCGAGGAAGGCCAGCGCCGCCTCACCGGTGACCACGCCCGGCACCGCGATGGAAAAGGTGACCAGG is a window encoding:
- a CDS encoding SDR family oxidoreductase; protein product: MSVLVITGGGRGIGAATARLAATHGWDLCLAYRSDGDAAAAVARECTEAGVRALTVQADVAVEMDVIDLFEQAEQFGPLGGLVNNAGVISPLGPVAETESDDLEEVFGVNVFGAFFCCREAVRRMQTSGQGGAIVNVSSRAAVLGGAGRYVDYAASKAAVDALTVGLSEEVAEYGIRVNGVRPGIIATDIHPDDQSSRVAAIPLGRLGNAEEVAEAIVWLLSPAASYVTGATLDVTGGR
- a CDS encoding class I SAM-dependent methyltransferase, producing the protein MNRTDWDARYAAEPSLWGAEPNQFVRARVAELEPGVALDLACGNGRNALWLARRGWRVSAVDVSAVAVQQAAARGAALGVDVDWQQADLLEWTPPGEVDLALICYLHLPMPDLTKVLRTAGGALRPGGRLLYVGHARTNLARGYGGPSDPAVLTEIADLAAAAGELRVRELAHLLRPTEAGDAIDILLDATPWEALPVARDGDADHGHTRGGDR
- the gcvP gene encoding aminomethyl-transferring glycine dehydrogenase, producing MTPTSTFGPFVARHVGPDEAERTRMLAAVGHADLDALAVAAVPAGIRLPFVEQPTLAVPEAITEEDVLRALRELAGTNTVRASMIGLGYHETVTPGVVRRKVLENPGWYTAYTPYQPEISQGRLEALLNFQTVISDLTGLATANASLLDESTAVAEAVTLMRRSVAGMPEGRVLLDADCLPQTVAVVRTRCEALGIDVEVADLTGDLPGGDFFGVVVQYPGASGRLHSRVHYSSLVAAAHARGALVTAAADLLACTVLAAPGAWGADVVVGSAQRFGVPMGFGGPHAGFISVRAGLERAMPGRLVGISIDSAGNPAYRLALQTREQHIRREKATSNICTAQVLLAVIASMYAVYHGPDGLRAIARRVHEHAAGLAAALRAGGVNVVHEQFFDTVLAEVPGRAAEVNAVARSLGINLGVEGPDRVRIACAETTTPARIAAVLEAFRVPAPPTLAHVMRSGAANPDKPGGRTAITHDMRSALPADLGRDTPFLTAPVFNSYRSETELLRYVRVLANRDYALDRGMIPLGSCTMKLNATAEMEAVTWPGFADIHPFAPAEDWPGYLRLIRDLESWLAELTGYDRVSLQPNAGSAGELAGLLAIRAFHKANGDAGRDVCLIPSSAHGTNAASAVMAGMRVVVVACDDRGNVDLADLRAKLDKHAESLAAIMVTYPSTHGVFEEGITELCQSVHAAGGQVYIDGANFNALLGLAKPGSFGGDVSHLNLHKTFCIPHGGGGPGVGPVAVKAHLAPYLPNHPMVDAAGPSTGVGPISAAPFGSAGILVIPWAYIRLMGGAGLTNATEVAILSANYIASRLNEHFPVLYTGRNGLVAHECILDLRAITKATGVTVEDVAKRLIDYGFHAPTMSFPVAGTLMVEPTESEDLVEIDRFCDAMIAIAGEIAKVGAGEWPAEDNPLRNAPHTAEVLAAAEWAHPYSRAEAVFPIGVVPMDKYWPPVGRIDSAYGDRNLVCSCPSIEDLAED
- a CDS encoding DUF6318 family protein, with translation MLLLSACGGGGHSKDPLTAGKAGAPSSAPTPVQAPMPDAALQHTDAGAVAFVQFYFNTILTDAYAQGDVKRLVSVSDPNCVVCRATVGDIAFFAAQNDKPQGGAVTATAVKVAESNSEVTSINLTYAAAKLAELNQDGSTAYSVNARSGIDFIAQVQWDADHNTWRMTQILDKKLVKG
- a CDS encoding class II aldolase/adducin family protein produces the protein MRRAAVRAQLVAAGVRGKAAGLFDGTAGNLSVRVDELVAITPSGVDCGALRPDLIGWHALDGTAVDAELRPSSELPLHLAVHAARGPGAVVHTHSPAAAAVSTLVDELPAVHYYAAALGEVVRVAPYAPFGSAELAAGAVNALGNSAAVLLAHHGAVTTGPDVADALEAAMNLEWVCDVYLRAAAAGSPRVLDRNQCVQASAALAAYRAARPQT